In Streptomyces sp. NBC_00433, a single genomic region encodes these proteins:
- a CDS encoding histidine kinase encodes MQYPRRAPGRPVRWRRDVPHRGVLWAVLLSVCALSTVLVVRHRVDGWAVAVVAWTGTALAAADAVRSRRAYAAAIAERALRAEETREEEAKRRVAEERLRIARELHDVVAHQIALANVQAGVAAHVMDRRPDQALQALAHVREASRSALDELRATVGLLTQRGEPAAPMEPAPGLGLLDQLLDGFRREGLRVTVEERTGGDPAPLPRAPLPASVDLTAYRVIQESLANVRKHAGPGADAVVRIRRDPGALEVVVDDDGAPGTAESPPPGQSGPRPDAAGDGGSQVPPGIPCPGRPVERGTGGPGLLAMYERASALGGICRAGARPGGGFRVWVRLPLSAPHGTQRHHPASPAPAEGTCG; translated from the coding sequence GTGCAGTATCCCAGGAGAGCTCCCGGCCGGCCCGTGCGGTGGCGCCGGGATGTGCCGCACCGCGGGGTGCTGTGGGCCGTGCTGCTGTCGGTCTGCGCGCTGTCCACCGTCCTCGTCGTCCGGCACCGGGTCGACGGCTGGGCCGTCGCCGTCGTCGCCTGGACGGGCACCGCCCTTGCCGCGGCTGACGCCGTACGGAGCCGCCGGGCCTATGCCGCGGCGATCGCCGAGCGGGCGCTGCGCGCGGAGGAGACCCGCGAGGAGGAGGCCAAACGCCGGGTCGCCGAGGAAAGGCTGCGGATAGCCCGCGAGTTGCACGACGTCGTCGCCCACCAGATCGCACTGGCCAATGTGCAGGCGGGTGTTGCCGCGCACGTCATGGACCGCCGCCCCGACCAGGCCCTCCAGGCGCTCGCGCACGTACGCGAGGCGAGCCGGTCCGCACTGGACGAACTGCGCGCCACCGTAGGCCTGTTGACGCAGCGCGGCGAGCCCGCCGCACCGATGGAGCCGGCCCCGGGCCTCGGCCTTCTCGACCAACTCCTCGACGGCTTCCGGCGGGAGGGGCTGCGGGTCACCGTCGAGGAGCGCACCGGCGGCGACCCCGCACCGCTGCCGCGCGCACCGCTGCCGGCCAGCGTCGACCTCACCGCCTACCGGGTGATCCAGGAGTCGCTGGCCAACGTGCGCAAGCACGCCGGGCCCGGCGCGGACGCGGTCGTACGGATCAGGCGTGATCCGGGGGCACTTGAGGTCGTGGTGGACGACGACGGGGCGCCCGGCACCGCGGAGTCGCCGCCACCCGGGCAGAGCGGGCCGCGCCCCGACGCGGCGGGCGACGGCGGTTCGCAGGTGCCGCCCGGCATCCCCTGCCCCGGCCGCCCCGTCGAGCGCGGCACCGGCGGCCCCGGCCTGCTGGCGATGTACGAGCGGGCCAGCGCCCTCGGCGGCATCTGCCGGGCCGGCGCCCGCCCCGGCGGCGGCTTCCGGGTCTGGGTCCGCCTCCCGCTGTCCGCCCCGCACGGCACCCAGCGCCACCACCCGGCGTCCCCCGCCCCGGCGGAGGGGACCTGCGGCTGA
- a CDS encoding GNAT family N-acetyltransferase, which produces MILRPVRDDEEDAEVVREVTAAAFGAPREIGGDPALPEESGGRPEVAARERGRTRHLARTDPGGCWIAQDELAGPVGAVLSSRREGTWGLSLLAVAPGAQGKGVGKALMARALVHGRACLRGIICGTRHPAAPRTFRRAGFTLHPAMRLTGVVDPAGLAPLDGAVHEGTARHRDLMDSVDRRTRGGAHGPDHEEMPRHFRLFVVDDLAGSGYCYADDRGVELLAATSRRLATRLLTAALVSMPQGRPVRVAGLTAEQEWAVDVGVAAGLEISNAGYVCLRGMRPPNPYIPSPLFL; this is translated from the coding sequence GTGATCCTTCGACCGGTTCGGGACGACGAGGAGGACGCCGAGGTCGTGCGGGAGGTCACCGCCGCCGCCTTCGGCGCCCCGCGGGAGATCGGCGGCGACCCGGCGCTCCCGGAGGAATCCGGCGGGCGGCCCGAGGTCGCCGCACGGGAGCGCGGCCGCACCCGCCATCTGGCCAGGACCGACCCGGGCGGCTGCTGGATCGCGCAGGACGAGCTGGCCGGCCCGGTGGGCGCGGTGCTGTCCTCCCGGCGCGAGGGCACCTGGGGCCTGTCGCTGCTGGCGGTGGCACCCGGCGCGCAGGGCAAGGGGGTCGGCAAGGCCCTGATGGCGCGGGCGCTGGTGCACGGGCGGGCCTGCCTGCGGGGCATCATCTGCGGCACCCGGCATCCGGCCGCGCCGCGGACCTTCCGCAGGGCGGGTTTCACGCTGCATCCGGCGATGCGGCTGACCGGGGTGGTCGACCCGGCGGGCCTGGCGCCGCTGGACGGCGCCGTGCACGAGGGCACCGCCAGGCACCGGGACCTGATGGACTCCGTCGACCGCCGCACCCGGGGCGGCGCCCACGGGCCCGACCACGAGGAAATGCCGCGGCACTTCCGGCTGTTCGTCGTGGACGACCTGGCGGGCAGCGGCTACTGCTACGCCGACGACCGCGGTGTGGAGCTGCTGGCCGCGACGTCCCGCCGGCTGGCCACCCGGCTGCTGACGGCGGCCCTGGTGAGCATGCCGCAGGGCCGACCGGTGCGGGTGGCCGGGCTGACCGCCGAGCAGGAGTGGGCGGTGGACGTCGGGGTCGCGGCGGGCCTGGAGATTTCCAACGCCGGGTATGTGTGCCTGCGCGGGATGCGCCCGCCGAACCCGTACATCCCCTCGCCGCTCTTCCTCTGA